In Streptococcus gallolyticus subsp. gallolyticus DSM 16831, the sequence ACGTTAGCTTCGATTTTAGCGCGTGCGATATCATCTGTTGTTAATTTCACCTTGAATCATAAAGTGGTCTTTAAACAAGGTCAATCAAATAGTGCGATAAAATACTTCACTTTGGTGGTAGTACAGATTGCTCTGTCAAGTTTATTGGTAACAGTTCTAGGAAATGCCTTGACGATGCTGCCAATTTCAGTGGTGAAGATTTTAGTTGATGGTACACTTTTCTTTGTCAGTTATTTTGTGCAAAAACATTTGATTTTTAGTGGAGGCGAGAATGAAAACCAGTAAGAGGATACTCTATTTCGTTGCATTTGTAACGACTGCCTTTTATTTAACTTGGCGTTTGGTGGCGACTATTCCGTGGCATGATTCATGGTTTGCGCTGATTTTTGGGATTTTATTGTGGGGAAGTGAGGTAGTTTCAGCCATTACAGGATACATTCTCATTTGGAATAAGCAAAAGGACTTTGAGCTTGAAAAGCCTGAGATTGCTAAGGAGCGTTACCCAGATGTGGATGTTTTGATTGCAACGCATAATGAGGATCCAGAGTTGCTTTATAAGACGATTAATGCCTGCACTTTTATGGAATATCCTGATAAGTCTAAGGTGCATATCTACGTCTGTGATGATACCAATCGTCTAGAAGTTGCCAAATTGTCTGATGAGCTTGGTGTTGGTTATTTTGGTTTGGCGGATAATAAAGATGCCAAATCAGGAAACTACAATAATGCTTTACGTCAGACGTCATCACCTTTGGTGGCGACATTTGATGCGGATATGATTCCTTATCGTGAATTCCTGTTGGAAACTGTGCCTTATTTTGTTGAACAAGTTGAGGCTTATGAAAATGGTGACGATTATGATAAGTCAAAAGTTGGTTTGATTCAAACGCCACAAAGTTTTTACAATGCTGATATTTTCCAATTTAACTTGTTTTCAGAATCAACCTTACCAAACGAACAAGATTTCTTTTCCAAAGAAATTAATGTTTTCAATAATTCGCACGGCGCAGCGGTTTATACGGGGTCTAATACGGTTATTTTCCGCAAGGCGATTGAAGATGTTGGTGGTTTTCCGACAGATACCATTACGGAGGATTTCGAGCTAGGTGTTCGGATGAATGCGGCTGGTTATGTAAATTATTCGACGAAAAGTCCAATGGCTAGCGGGTTAACGCCAACAGATTTGAAGAGTGTCATCAAACAGCGCGTGCGCTGGGGACGTGGCGTTATTCGCAGTAGCTACAATATGAATATCTTCTTTAATCCCAAATTGACAAAGGGGCAAAGAATTGTTTATATTAATGGCTATCTTTACTGGTGGTCTTTCTTTAGACGGTTGTTGTATATCTTGGCGCCAATTTTATATACGGTTTTCCATGTGCGTGTGGTGGTGTCAAATATCTGGCTACTGTTCCTATTCTGGTTGCCAAGTTACGCCTTGACACGCTTGTCAATGCGAGAAGTCTCAAAACAATACCGAACACAGGTTTGGGGAGAAATTGTGGAAACGATTTTTGCTCCGTATTTGTTTATTCCCATGATGTTGGAGTCCTTTGGCATTAGCGAGAAAAAATTTAAGGTGACACGTAAGGGAAATGATACGTCGTGGACGTTGTACCTTTATGCGCTTCCTTATCTTGTTTTGTGGGGATTAGCCGTTTATGGTTTGGTGACTTTTAACTATGGAAAATTTGGTTCAGAGCTTTTTTATGGAAGTATTATCAGTTTTTGGTTGATTTATCATATTATCAATTTGACCTTTGCGATTTTCTGTGCGCTTGGTCGTCCGATTTATCGCTCAAGTGAGCGTTTTACTGTTGATGAAGCTATGGTTATTGAGGTTGATGATGATTCTTACCAAGTGAGAGTCTGTGATATTTCAGAAACGGGGATTTCATTCTATACGGATTTACCATTGTATTTGCCGAAAGAAAAAGAACTGACGCTTAATTTGCAATCACGTGATTACCATGCGAGAGTAAAAGGTCATGTTGTTCGTGTTTTTGCGATTGATAATGGTTGGCGCTACGGCGTTCAATTTTCAGAAGTTCCTGAAGCTGATAAGCGCGAATTTTATCAGTACATTTATGACCGCATTAATCACAATCTTCCGAAGGAAAAAGACCCTTGGATGACAACATGGGATGATTTATTTGAGAACTTTAGTCAACGTTTCCAAAGTAATGAACGTCCTGTTTCAGCCTATGACCAAGTAGCTTTTCCGAAAGTTCGCGTCAATGAAGAGGTTCAAGTTGCTGGAAAAAAACGCCAGCTTAGAAAGACAGATTATTATTACATGACATTTTCTGGAAAATTGACAAATCCTAAAAAAGAACCGAATGTCGCATTTACCTACAAAGATTTGCCAATTCAGTTGACTTTTGTGTCCTATGATATTGATAGAGACGAATCGCTTTATCAAGTTACCAATTTAGCGGATTTGGATAGCCTACCTGCTTTTAAAGCCTTGGCAAATGAATGGAGAGGGAGAGTATGATTAGTATTGCTAGATTACTGTTGTTCTTTGTAATTACTATGGGGTATGATGCCTTTTTCCGTAATACTGTGAAGATGAATCGTCGTTTGACATGGGTGTTTACATTTTCGGTCATTACATTGGTATTGTACCTTGGTAGTTTGTTAGGCTTTATGTTGCAGACTGTGTATGCCATTTCTGTTTTAGGCTGTCTTTTGAGTCTTTATTATCTTTGGGCGGTATGGAAAAAGAAATATCGCTTTAGGAGACTTGATTATATTGCGCTTGGAATGATGGCTTATTTGCTTTTGTTTGGAATAACGCTCTGGCATTCACCGCTTTTACATTATGATAATTTTACGCATTGGGCAACGATTGTAAAATTTTTCCATATCAATAATGCTTTGCCAACACAGCAGGATACGATTATTAGTTATTATACCTATCCTGTTGGAAGTTCACTTTTCATTTATTTTTTCACGACTATCGTAGGCTTTTCAGAAGGCAGTATGTTGGTCGGGCAATTCTTCTTGATTGCTTCATCTCTTTATGCCATGTTTGCAGCACTTCGTGATGATCGACGTGTCTTAATGGTTAGCATGATTTTTGCTTCGTTTGCTGTTTTTAATACGTTCAACGTTGCTATTCGATTAAATAATTTGCTGGTTGATTTTCTGCTTCCAGCCTTGGCCTTGGCAGCCATAGCAGGTTGTTTTGCCTATCGTAATCGTTTCTGTTTTTTGTCGCTAAATACGGCGGTAATTCTTGGATTATTAAGTATCGTCAAAGTAAGTGGACTTTTCTTTGTCGCTCTCGTTTTAGTAGCTTATGTGGTTTGTATTGTGCGTTTACTTGTTCGTAAAAGAGCACGCTTAAAAGCACTAGTGCTGCTCATAATGACCTTGCTAGTCAGCTTTCTTCCCTTTGTTATTTGGCAAAAGCACGTGACGGATAATTTCCCAAATGCCTCAAGTGCCAAGCATGCGGTGTCCATGTCAGAACTTGGTCAGGTATTGACTGGGAATCTGTCAGGCGACCCACAAAAAATTATCACTCTTTTTGTCAAATCGGTGTTTACGTTTGACAGTTTGGCAAGCAATGGAATTTTGATAATCAATCTGATTATGCTGATTGCCTTTATTGTGATTGGCATTCGTTTGAAACATAAGAAATTTGTCTTGTTGACATGGGGATTTGTTAATATTTCGATTGTGACTTACTATATTGGCATTTTACTCATGTATTTGACAGCAATGCCGACTGATGAAGCGTTAGAATTAGCAGGATTTGAGCGCTATGCTTCGAGCATCGTTATCTTTGCTTTTGGTTGTTTGACCATGGCTTTAGCATGGGTAATGGACAAGTGTCTGTATGAAAAAATCATTAGTAAACGTAATGCTAGGTCTTACAAGAGCTTATTTAATAAACGCTTGTACCAATATGTGAGCCTTGTTTTGACAGTTTATGCCATTGGAATGTTCTTGTCAGAAAATAATAGCATTGTTTACAATAACAATCAGGAAACAAACGAGGTCGCAAAAGAAATTCATCAGCTTACTGGAAGTCAGAGTGATTCGTCAACGGATAGAATTTTGGTTGTAACAGCAGACAAGGAGAATGTAGATAGTTATTTTGTCCAATATGCTAGTCGTTATTATCTGTGGGATGTCAATGTTGATGCCAGAGAAAATTTTGTGTCGGCTGACCAAGAATTTTTAGATTTAATGGCATCATACAGCGACAGCGCAACAAGTTATTACCTCTGGAATGAAAATATCGATACTAGAGATGATTTCAATTTAACAGACGATGACTTTATTGCACTCTTAAAAACATATGACGAAGTCTTGATTTTAGATGACCATTATACGTTTAATGCCTTGACGAAAAAGCTTTTCGGTCGGACATATTCCCCAGGATTGTATAAAGTATCAGATATTCTTGCTGGAAAAGGGTAAGTTTTCTAGCTTTATCAAGCATAAGTCTTGATATTTCAAATAAAATGTGCTATTATAATAAAAAATATGTAGAAGGAGGCGGAGTTTGTGACTTCGCCTCTTGTGGTGCTTAAATCTCATTTTAGCTAAAAAGGCTAGTGATTACATGAGATTAGGAGCGAAGTTCTACGATGAGACGCTACAAGTCCACTTCGTAGAAGTGAATGAGCGTAGTGAACTTTCTATTTTTGATTTTGAAGATAAAGGAGGGGATTCTTATCGCAAACGCAAATACAATCATTGATGTTGTTACAGAAGTGGTTGCACCAGCTATTAAAGAGCCGTTTGAATTGGTTGATGTCGAGTATGAGAAAATGGGGAGCGATTATGTGCTTAGCATTTTAATTGACAAACCAGAAGGGATTACGGTAGATGATACAGCAGAGTTGACTGAAATTATCAGCCCTTTGCTTGATGCGATTAAACCAGACCCATTTCCAGAGCAGTATATGTTGGAAGTGTCTAGCCCTGGTTTAGAGCGTCCGTTAAAAACGAAAGAAGCTCTTGAAAAAGCTGTAGGTTCTTATGTCAATGTTAGTCTCTACAAAGCGATTGATAAAGTTAAGGTATTCCAAGGGGACCTTGTTGCTTTTGACGGTGACACATTGACCATTGATTATTTGGATAAAACGCGGAAAAAAACAGTTGAAATTCCGTATTCGACAGTTGCAAAAGCGCGTTTGGCAGTGAAATTGTAGTCAAGATTTACAAACTACAATCTGATTTTATTTAGATATAGACGAAAGGATACGCTCTACTGACCATGTAGAGCAATGAAAACAATGAGCAAAGAAATGCTAGAAGCCTTCCGTATTTTGGAAGAAGAAAAACACATTAACAAAGAAGACATCATTGACGCTGTGAAAGAGTCTTTGAAATCAGCTTACAAACGTCGTTATGGTCAATCTGAATCATGTGTTATTGAATTCGATGACAAAAAAGGTGATTTTAAAGTTTACACTGTTCGTGAAGTTGTTGAAGAAGTTTTTGATAGCCGTTTAGAAATCAGTTTGTCAGATGCGTTGAAAATCAGTTCAGCTTATGAACTCGGTGATAAAATTCGTTTTGAAGAATCTGTTGCTGAATTTGGTCGAGTTGCTGCTCAATCAGCTAAACAAACAATCATGGAAAAAATGCGCCGTCAAATTCGTGAAGTAACTTACAATGAGTACAAACAACACGAAGGTGAAATCATGACTGGTACTGTTGAACGTTTTGACCAACGTTTCATCTATGTTAACCTTGGTTCGCTTGAA encodes:
- a CDS encoding glycosyltransferase family 2 protein, which translates into the protein MKTSKRILYFVAFVTTAFYLTWRLVATIPWHDSWFALIFGILLWGSEVVSAITGYILIWNKQKDFELEKPEIAKERYPDVDVLIATHNEDPELLYKTINACTFMEYPDKSKVHIYVCDDTNRLEVAKLSDELGVGYFGLADNKDAKSGNYNNALRQTSSPLVATFDADMIPYREFLLETVPYFVEQVEAYENGDDYDKSKVGLIQTPQSFYNADIFQFNLFSESTLPNEQDFFSKEINVFNNSHGAAVYTGSNTVIFRKAIEDVGGFPTDTITEDFELGVRMNAAGYVNYSTKSPMASGLTPTDLKSVIKQRVRWGRGVIRSSYNMNIFFNPKLTKGQRIVYINGYLYWWSFFRRLLYILAPILYTVFHVRVVVSNIWLLFLFWLPSYALTRLSMREVSKQYRTQVWGEIVETIFAPYLFIPMMLESFGISEKKFKVTRKGNDTSWTLYLYALPYLVLWGLAVYGLVTFNYGKFGSELFYGSIISFWLIYHIINLTFAIFCALGRPIYRSSERFTVDEAMVIEVDDDSYQVRVCDISETGISFYTDLPLYLPKEKELTLNLQSRDYHARVKGHVVRVFAIDNGWRYGVQFSEVPEADKREFYQYIYDRINHNLPKEKDPWMTTWDDLFENFSQRFQSNERPVSAYDQVAFPKVRVNEEVQVAGKKRQLRKTDYYYMTFSGKLTNPKKEPNVAFTYKDLPIQLTFVSYDIDRDESLYQVTNLADLDSLPAFKALANEWRGRV
- the rimP gene encoding ribosome maturation factor RimP gives rise to the protein MSVVNFLFLILKIKEGILIANANTIIDVVTEVVAPAIKEPFELVDVEYEKMGSDYVLSILIDKPEGITVDDTAELTEIISPLLDAIKPDPFPEQYMLEVSSPGLERPLKTKEALEKAVGSYVNVSLYKAIDKVKVFQGDLVAFDGDTLTIDYLDKTRKKTVEIPYSTVAKARLAVKL